AAGGTTCTCACCTACCTGACCCTTCATACGAGAAGCCTTTGTATAATAATTTCTGAAAGGTTTCTCCAACACGCCATAGATGAACTTTGCCTTTTGCTTTTCACGAAGCTGAAGACCATACTCACTCATCTTACGGTTGGCTCTCTTTAATTCTCTGTTTGATTTCTTATCAATACCGATATACACAGGATCAAGCCCGAGCGATCTGCATCTTTTAAGAACGGGAACTCTATTAACTGCCACTTTTAGTACCTCCTATTAGACTCTTCTGCGTTTTGGTGGACGACATCCATTATGTGGAACAGGTGTTACATCCTTGATACTTGTTACTTCAATACCACATGCGGAAAGAGCACGGATCGCAGCCTCACGACCTGAACCTGGTCCCTTCACCATAACATCTACTGATTTTAAGCCATGTACTAAAGCTGCCTTTGCTGCAGTCTCAGCAGCCATTGAAGCTGCATATGGAGTAGATTTCTTTGAACCTCTAAATCCAAGACCACCAGCACTTGCCCAAGATAATGCATTACCCTGAGTATCAGTCAATGTAACAATTGTATTGTTGAATGATGACTGAATATGTGCCTGTCCACGTTCAACGTTTTTCTTTACGCGCTTTTTAGTCACCTTTTTGGTGGACGCTTTACTTGCCATTAAACTAACCTACTTTCTTCAAATGTTGATACGTTCCTGTTATTAAAACATGCAACGTGTTATTTCTTCTTGTTTGCTACTGTCTTTCTAGGTCCCTTACGAGTTCTAGCATTGGTCTTTGTCTTTTGACCACGAACAGGTAAGTTCTTTCTATGACGAATACCACGATAGCAACCGATTTCCTGAAGTCTCTTGATGTTCATTGCGATTTCTCTACGAAGATCACCCTCTACAACCTGAGTCTCAGCGATTACTGCTGCAATGTTCTTAACCTCGTCATCTGTAAGATCCTTTACTCTCGTGTTTGGATCTACACCAGCCTCAGAAAGAATACGATTAGAGCTTGTAAGACCAATACCATAAATATAGGTAAGTCCAATCTCTACACGTTTTTCTCTCGGTAAATCAACGCCTGCAATACGAGCCATTGTGTTGTCTTCCTCCTTGTATTATTTTACTTTTCTGAAAAGCAGTGGGATTATCCCTGTCTCTGCTTATGCTTTGGATTCTCACAGATTACTCTGATAGATCCTTTTCTCTTAATTACCTTGCACTTTTCGCACATAGGCTTAACTGAAGATCTGACCTTCATTGCAATTCTCCTTTCCTGGATACCAACAAAAAGTCGCTAGAATAGTATAGCACCAGGGCTTATAATATGCAAGCAAATCTTTGTTTTTATTTATCTCTCCAAATAATTCTTCCCTTAGAAAGATCATATGGTGATAACTCAATTGTCACTTTATCCCCTGGCAAAATGCGAATGTAATTCATTCTCAACTTGCCACTGATATGTGCAAGCACCTGATGACCATTCTCAAGCTCTACCTGAAACATGGCATTTGGCAATTTCTCTACTACTGTTCCTTCAATCTCTATTACGTCTGATTTAGACATTTAAAAACCCCCAAGTTTTAAGGAAATATTTCACTTCCTCGTCCCTGACTTCTCCAGAAAGTATTTTTTCCTTCAATGGATTGTCGTTTACCTGCTGCACTTGTATGTGCTTCTTATTTTTTTTCTTCGGAGCACTAACGCCCTTATGCTTGCCGTCGCAGACCCAGACGATGTCACCCTTTGCTTTCACAATTAAATATACACTATCTTTGTCATGTCCTGCAAGCGATTTTGCTACATTTCCAACTTCGCAGCTCACCATAACTTCCCCTTAAGATCTCAAAGAGAGAATTTCTGGCTCACCTTCTGTAATCAAGATGGTGTTCTCATAATGTGCTGAGAGAGAACCATCTTCTGTGACTACTGTCCAATCATCATCTAACCATGCAACTTCTGGGCGTCCAATATTAATCATTGGCTCAATCGCCAATGTCATTCCAGGCACCAATTTAATGCCCTTGTGGTTCATTCTGAAATTTGGCACCTCTGGATCTTCATGGAGATGTGTTCCAATTCCATGTCCAACCAAATCTCTGACTACCCCATAGCCTAAGCCCTGAGCATAGTCTCCAATCGCACCACAAATATCATTAAGATGATTGCCGGCCTTGGCATTTTTCAGTCCTTCGTAGAATGCGTTTCTGGTCACCTCAATCAATTTCTTTGCTTCATCTGAAACATTGCCAATTGCATGAGTTCTTGCGGCATCAGAATGATAACCTTTCCAGATCACGCCTGCGTCCAGGCTTACGATGTCACCATCTTGCAAATATCTCTTCTTTGATGGGATGCCATGCACAACCTCATCATTTACAGAGACACAAATCGATGCTGGATAGCCATTGTAATTGAGAAATGATGGAACACAACCAAAGGAGCGAATAATCTCATCTCCAAGCTTGTTGATTTCCCAAGTCGTCATTCCCTCATGCAATGCCTTTTCCAATTCTTCATGTGTCTTTGCAAGAAACACTCCTGCCTCTTTCATCAGTTCAATTTCTCTCTCCGACTTAACTGTTACTGCCATTTTATTCTCCCAATATATTTACAATATCAACAAAGACATCCTTTAAATCCTTTGTTCCGTCTACGCTATGTAAAATTCCCGCCTTGCTATAGTAGTCAATCAATGGCTGTGTCTGGGCGTGATAAACTTCCAATCTCTTTTTCACTGTTTCTGGCTTATCATCGTCACGAAGCACTAATTTAGCCCCACACACATCGCAGGTATCTTCCTTCTTTGGTGCATTGTACACAATATGATAGGTCGCACCACAGGATACACAAGCTCTTCTTCCACCCATACGCTGTACAATGTTGTCGTCTGGAACATCGACATCAATCGCATAGTCAATCTTTTCTCCTCTGCCACTGAGTGCCTGTGTCAAGCTATCTGCCTGTGGAATAGTTCTTGGAAATCCGTCAAGAACATATCCTTTTGTACAATCAGCCTCATCAATTCTGTCCATCAACATCCCAATGGTAATCTCATCTGGAACAAGGGCACCCTTGTCCATAAACTCCTTTGCCTTCTTTCCAAGCTCTGTACCGGCCTTAATATTGGCACGGAAAATATCCCCTGTTGAGATATGTGGTATACCATATTTCTCTGCAATTTTCTTCGCCTGAGTACCTTTTCCTGCACCCGGAGCGCCAAGCATTATAATCTTCATATAACCTCCAGACTAGCGTAGAATCATTTTTCTATATGTATGCCGATAGCTCCGGCAAAATTCTTCGCCTGAGCCCATCGTCATCTATTTAAATTAATCCATCAAAAATCCCTTGTAATTTCTTACAAGCATCTGAGACTCAATGGCCTTAATTGTCTCTAATACAACACCTACGATAATAATCAAGGATGTTCCTGTAAAGGATAACTTAGACACTGAGAATACACCAGAAATAATGATTGGGATAATTGCCACAACCAAAAGTCCTGCTGCTCCGATAAAGATGATATAATTTAAAATTTTATTCAGATAATCACTGGTTGGCTTTCCTGGGCGAACACCTGGGATAACACCACCCTGCTTTTTCATGTTATTTGCAACTTCAAGTGGATTGAATGTAATCGAAGTATAGAAGTATGCAAAAAGAACTACGAGTATCACATATACTAATGCACCAAGTGAATAGATATATCCGACTTCCTTATTGAACCAACTTGATGTGCTCAAAAGTCTCAATATCTTTCCAGCTGGTGTTGCGTAGTTGATATTGGCAAATTGTGCAATAACTACTGGGAACGACATCAACGAAGAAGCAAAAATAACGGGCATAACACCTGCTGTATTTATTTTCAGTGGAATATGTGAACTCTGTCCACCAACCACTCTTCTTCCCTGCATCTTACCAGAATATTGTACTGGAATTCTTCTCTCCGCATCCTGAAGAATAATTACGAAAACTGTCATTGCCAAAATACAAGCAAAAATAACAAGTCCCAAAACCACCTTCATTGCCATTGACTTACCGGAGAGAAACTTTGTATATAAAGTACCTAAATCCTGTGGGATGGAAGAAAGGATATTAAATAGGAGCACAATGGAAATACCATTGCCCACACCCTTATCTGTAATTCGTTCACCAATCCACATCAAAAAAGCACTTCCGGCTGTCATCGTGCATACTGCGACTATCACACTCTTTGGTCCATAGTGAATCAAAAGCCCCTGCTTTCCGAAACCAATGGACATCGCTACGGACTCAATGAGTCCGAGCGCCACCGTGACATATCTTGTATACGCCACAATCTTTTTTCTTCCGTCTTCTCCATCTCTTTGCATCTCTTCCAATGCTGGAACAGCAATGGTCAAAAGCTGAATGATAATGGAACTGGTGATATATGGCGTAATGCTCAAGGCGAGTACACTCATTTGTTCAAAGGAACCACCAGTCATCGCATTAAAGAATCCGAAAGCATCTCCACTCTGCTTTGCAAAAAATTCACGAAAATAATTTGTATTTACACCTGGGATTGGAAGACTGCTACCCAAACGAATAACCACCAACATTAAAAATGTAAATAGCAACTTTTGACGCAATTCTTTGATTTTAAACGCATTACGGAGTGTACTAAACATATTAGATCACCTCGCAAGTTCCGCCAGCAGCTTCGATCTTGCTCTTAGCTCCTTCACTTACAGCATTAACCTTTACAGTGAGCTTCTTTGTGAGCCCACCATTGCCAAGAATCTTTACGCCATCGCGCTCATGCTTAATCACACCAGCCTCAAGCAATGTTGCAACAGTAACCTCTGCACCATTCTCAAAGCACTCAAGAGCAGATACATTGATTGCAACAATGTCCTTTGTGTTGCGATTTGTAAATCCTCTCTTAGGAATACGTCTATACAAAGGCATCTGTCCACCTTCAAAACCTGGTCTTGGAGCTCCTGAACGAGCCTTCTGTCCCTTATGTCCCTTACCAGCTGTCTTACCATTTCCTGAACCATGTCCACGGCCACGTCTGAAGTTGTCGCTGTGCTTAGAACCCTCTGCAGGTCTTAAGTTAGATAAATCCATCACTACACCTCCTTCTCTATATTATACTTCTTCTACCTTTACAAGATGTCTTACATGCCAAACCATGCCCTTAACAGCATCATTGTTTGGAAGCTCAACTGTCTTGTTCAATTTCTTAAGTCCAAGAGCCTCAACGGTTGCTCTTTGCTTTGGAATAGCACCGATAGGGGACTTAACCAATGTGATCTTTAACTTATCTGCCATGATGTTTCCCTCCTATTATGCTAAAATCTCTTCAATAGACTTTCCACGAAGTCTTGCAACTTCCTCTGGAGTCTTGATACCTGTAAGTCCTGCAAGTGTAGCAAGTACTACATTTGTCTTGTTGTTTGATCCCAATGACTTTGTACGGATGTTTCTGATACCTGCAAGCTCCACAACGGCACGTGCTGGACCACCTGCGATGATACCAGTACCTTCAGGAGACTTCTTCATCAACACGCTTGCGCTGCCGAACTTTCCTGTTGTGTCGTGGAAAACACTTCCGTCCTCATTAATATTGATCTCTACAAGGTTCTTCATTGCTGCTTCCTTGCCCTTGCGAATAGCCTCTGGGACCTCGCCTGCCTTACCAAGGCCTGCACCCACATGGCCATTGCCATCGCCTACAACTACAAGAGCAGAAAACTTCATTGTGCGTCCACCTTTTACGGTCTTAGATACACGCTTAATAGCTACGACTCTGTCATTTAATTCCAATTTGCTTGGATCGATGATTGTGCGTTTCATGTATTTTTTCTCCTCCTCTTAGAATTGTAAGCCAGCTTCACGAGCAGCATCTGCAAGTGCCTGAATCTTACCCTGATAGAGGAATCCACCTCTGTCAAATACTACTGTGTTGATGCCCTTTTCAATTGCTCTCTTTGCAACCAATGTACCCACATAAGCGGCTGCCTCAACATTGTTTGTCTTCTCAATCTCTGCCTTTACAGCCTTCTCTGCTGTTGAAGCACTTACTAAAGTATTGCCAACTGTATCGTCAATAATCTGAGCGTACATATGGTTGTTACTTCTGAATACTGCCAAACGTGGTCTCTCAGCTGTTCCTGACAAACGATTGCGTAATCTCTCGTGCTTCTTTACACGAAGCTCGCTCTTAGACTGCTTGCTAACCATTATTCTACCCTCCTATTATTTCTTACCAGTCTTACCGACTTTGCGTCTGATTGTCTCAGTTGCATACTTAATTCCCTTGCCCTTATATGGCTCAGGTCTTCTCTTATCTCTGATCTCTGCAGCATACTGACCAACTCTTTCCTTGTCAATACCCTGAACCTTGATAATGTTCTGTCCATCAAGTACAGATGTGATTCCCTCTGGATCTACCATCTCCACTGGATGTGAGTAACCAAGAGAAAGAACAAGCTTGTTGCCCTGCTTTGCTGCTCTGTAACCAACACCATTTACCTCAAGAACCTTCTCATAACCAGCGGTTACACCAACGATCATGTTGTGGATCAATGTTCTTGTCAAACCGTGCAATGACTTATTTCTCTTTAAATCATTTGGTCTTGTAACTACAATCTCTTCACCTTCCTGCTTGATTGTCAACTCTGCAGGTAATGTTCTCTCAAGAGTTCCCTTAGGACCCTTTACAGTCACATGGTTATTTTCTGCAATCGTAACAGTAACGCCTGCTGGGATTGCGATAGGCATTCTTCCTATACGTGACATGCCGTCTACCTCCTTAAATTCATCGTGGGGCTTTCGCCCCATGTTTTCAGGTTATAAATTACCAAACAAATGCCAAAACTTCACCACCAACGCCAAGCTCTCTAGCCTTCTTGTCTGTGATTACGCCCTGATTTGTTGAAATAATTGCTGTTCCAAGTCCACCCAATACTCTAGGTAACTCTTCCTTGTTTGCATAAATACGAAGACCTGGCTTAGAAATTCTCTTGATGCCACTGATGATTCTTTCTGTCTTATCTGCATTGTACTTTAATGTGATGCGGATTGTCTGGAAAGCACCGTCTTCAATGAGTTCATATTTCTTTACGTAACCTTCATCGACCAAAATGTTAGCGATAGCTACTTTCATCTTTGATGAAGGAATGTCAACTACGTCGTGCTTTGCAGTATTTGCATTACGAATTCTTGTCAGCATATCTGCAATCGGATCGCTCATTGTCATGGATATTGCCTCCTTAAAATTAATCTAAATTATATTCTTCACACCGCCTTGTGCCGTGTGCTTATAGCCTCTGTTTACCAGCTTGCTTTCTTGACACCTGGAATCTGTCCCTTGTAAGCTAACTCACGGAAGCAAATTCTGCAGATACCATATTTTCTAAGATAAGCGTGTGGACGACCACAGATCTTACATCTGTTGTACTCTCTTGTAGAGAACTTCGCTGGGCGTGCCTGCTTAATCTTCATCGAAGTCTTTGCCATGGATATCCCTCCTGATTATTTTGCAAATGGCATATTGAATAATGTCAAAAGTTCACGTGCTTCTTCATCTGTGTTCGCTGTTGTAACGAAGATAACGTCCATACCACGAACCTTGTCTACCTTATCGTACTCAATCTCAGGGAAAATCAACTGCTCCTTGATGCCAAGTGCATAGTTTCCTCTGCCATCAAATGCGTTAGGATTTACACCTCTAAAGTCACGTACACGAGGTAATGCAAGGTTGATCAAGCGATCTGCAAACTCGTACATCTTATCTCCACGAAGAGTTACCTTACATCCGATTGGCATACCCTCTCTCAACTTGAAGTTTGCGATTGACTTCTTAGACTTTGTAACCACTGGCTTCTGTCCGGAGATGATCTCTAAATCTCTGATTGCGGAATCAAGAATCTTTGCGTTCTCCTTAGCCTCACCGACACCCATGTTGATGACGATTTTGTCAAGCTTTGGAACCTGCATCATATTCTTATAACCGAACTTCTCTGTCATCTTTGCGACGATTTCGTTCTTATATGTATCTCTAAGTCTTGCCACTTTTCTTCCTCCTCTCCGAATTAGTTGATTGTCTTTCCGGTCTTCTTAGCAAAGCGAACCTTTTTGTCGCCTTCCATTCTAAAGCCAACTCTTGTTGCCTGGCCATCAACCACAAGCATAACATTAGAAATGCTTACTGCACCCTCTTTTGTTACAATTCCGCCCTGCTGATTTGCTGCATTTGGCTTAGTGTGCTTTGTCTGCATATTGCAGCCTTCAACAACAACCTTGTTCTTCTTAGTGTCTACGCTTAAAACTTTACCTGTCTTGTCTCTATCCTTACCTGATATAATCTTTACCAGATCGTCTTTTTTAATTTTATGCACAGTAGACACCTCCTTATAATACTTCCGGAGCAAGAGATACAATTTTCATGAAGTGCTTTTCACGAAGCTCTCTAGCAACCGGTCCAAAGATACGAGTTCCCTTTGGAGTCTTGTCATCTTTGATAATTACTGCTGCATTCTCATCGAATCTAATGTATGAACCGTCCTTACGACGAGTGCTGTTTACTGTTCTTACAACAACAGCCTTAACAACATCGCCCTTCTTTACAACGCCACCTGGTGTTGCATCTTTGACGGAAGCGACGATTACATCGCCGATATGAGCATATCTTCTTGTTGAACCACCCATAACACGGATGCAAAGCAATTCCTTTGCTCCAGTATTATCAGCGACCTTCAATCTTGTTTCCTGCTGGATCATGCTGAATACTCCCTTCCTAACGAATATTATTTTGCCTTCTCAATAATCTCTACAAGTCTCCATCTCTTATCCTTAGAGATTGGTCTTGTCTCCATAATCTTTACTGTATCGCCGATGCCACACTCATTCTTCTCATCATGTGCCTTGAACTTCACAGTCTTCTTAACGATCTTACCGTATAGAGGATGCTTTACATGATCCTCAATCGCAACAGTGATTGTCTTGTCCATCTTGTCACTGACAACCTTGCCGATTCGTGTTTTTCTAAGATTTCTCTCCACGTTCTATCTCCTTCCGGCTTACGCCATCTTCGCATTCTCAGTAATAACTGTCTGAATTCTCGCAATGTTCTTACGAACCTGGGTAATCTTGGCTGTATTGTCAAGCTGACTTGTTGCGTTTTGGAAACGCAAGTTAAACAGCTCTTTCTTAGCGGAAACTAATTCTTCTTTTAACTCTGCTACTGTCTTACCCTTTAATTCATTCACATACTTATTAGTTTTCACTCTTCTCACCGCCTTCTAAATCTGCCTTGGAAACGATCTTGCATCTGCAAGGAAGTTTGTGCATTGCCAGACGAAGTGCCTCTCTTGCTGTGTCCTCAGGAACGCCAGCAATCTCAAATAACACACGGCCTGGTTTAACAACTGCTACCCAATACTCTGTTGAACCTTTTCCTGAACCCATTCGAGTCTCAGCAGGCTTTGCTGTGACTGGCTTATCTGGGAAGATCTTGATCCAAACTTTACCACCACGCTTGATATAACGTGTCATAGCAACTCTGGCTGCCTCGATCTGATTTGATCTGATCCAGCAAGGATCAAGAGAAACTAAACCGAATTCACCATTGGAAATCTTATTTCCTCTAAGCGCCTTACCAGCCATAGATCCACGGAACTGCTTTCTGCGCTTTACTCTCTTAGGCATTAACATATTACTTTACGCTCCCTTCCTTTGTATTTGACTTTGCTGGAAGTATTTCGCCCTTATAGATCCAAACTTTAACTCCAACCTTACCGTATGTGGTATTTGCCTCAGCAAAACCATAATCAATGTCTGCACGAAGTGTCTGAAGTGGAATGGTACCCTCTGAGTAGAACTCTGTACGAGCCATATCAGCACCACCAAGACGACCTGAACAGCAAGTCTTGATACCAAGTACACCTGACTTCATACTTCTGCTCATTGTTGACTTCATTGCTCTACGGAAAGCAATACGATTTTCCAACTGCTGTGCAATGGACTCTGCAACTAACTGTGCATCTCTATCTGGTCTCTTAATTTCCTTAATGTCAATAAATACCTTCCTTGTTGTGTACTTACTAACTTCTACCTTTAACTTCTCAATCTCTGCGCCGCCCTTACCAATGACAACACCTGGCTTAGCTGTGTGAATAATGATCTTCACTTTGTCTGACGCACGCTCAATTTCAATATCTGAAACACCGGCACTGTACAGCTTCTTCTTTAAGAATTTTCTGATGTTGTAATCTTCAACGAGATAATCAGCAAAATCAGCTTCTGCGTACCATCTTGAGCCCCAGTCTTTGATAACACCGACTCTAATGCCATGTGGATTAACTTTCTGTCCCATTTTTTGCCTCCTCTAATTATCTTTCGTCAAGTATTACAGTGATATTGCTCATTCTCTTCTCAATTCTATAAGCTCTACCCTGTGCTCTTGGTTTTACTCTCTTCATAATTGGACCATCGCTTGCGAAGCACTCTGCAACATAAAGTCTCTCTGGGTCCATATGATTGTTATTCTCAGCATTTGCAACAGCTGAACTTAATAACTTCTCGATAACGCTTGAAGCATATCTAGGATTGTATGTTACGATAGCCAATGCCTCAGCAATATTCTTTCCACGAATTGCATCCAAAACAAAACATGCCTTCTGCACTGGTACTCTAGCATAAGAAAGCTTTGCAGACGGTCTCTTATCCTTTACTGCATTTCTTTCTCTCTTAAACTGGGATCTATGTCCTTTAGCCATTGATGAAACCTCCTTTCAAACCTTTCTTATTATCTTGCTGCCTTCTTATCGTCGCCCTTATGACCTCTGTAAGTTCTTGTCGCTACGAACTCACCAAGCTTATGTCCAACCATATCCTCTGTAACATATACTGGAACATGCTTTCTGCCATCATGAACTGCGATTGTGTGGCCTAACATCTGTGGGAAGATTGTAGAACGACGAGACCAAGTCTTGATAACACTCTTATCATTGCTCTTGTTCATCTCATCGACTTTCTTTAATAAACTCGCATCTGCGAATGGTCCCTTTTTAAGTGAACGTGACATTTGTCTTCTCTCCTCCTTTATTTCGTAGCGCCCTTACCGTCTCTTCTTCTTACGATAAGCTTGCTTGACTGCTTCTTGTTATTTCTTGTCTTAAGGCCAAGAGCTGGCTTGCCCCAAGGTGTAACAGGGCCTGGACGACCAATTCCTGTCTTACCTTCACCACCACCATGTGGATGGTCATTAGGGTTCATAACAGATCCACGAACTGTAGGTCTAATACCCATATTTCTCTTTCTTCCGGCCTTACCAATCTTTACAAGAGAGTGCTCACCATTGCCTACAACACCAATTGTTGCACGGCAGATCATTGGAACCATACGCATCTCGCCTGATGGAAGACGAAGTGTTGCGTACTTACCTTCCTTTGCCATAAGCTGAGCTGCATTACCAGCAGAACGAACGAGCTGTCCGCCCTTTCCTGGATAGAGCTCGATATTGTGAATCTGTGTACCAACTGGGATGTCAGCAAGCTGTAAACAGTTACCAACCTTTGCCTCTGCTGTGGAACCATTCATCACTGTCATACCAACCTTAAGTCCCTCTGGAGCAAGGATGTATGCCTTAGCACCATCTGCATAGCAGATCAATGCAATATTTGCTGTTCTATTTGGATCATACTCGATTGTAACAACCTTAGCTGGAATACCGTCCTTGGCATTTCTCTTAAAGTCGATCAATCTATATTTTCTTCTGGAGCCGCCTCCATGATGTCTTACTGTAATCTTACCCTGGTTATTACGTCCTGCATGCTTCTTCAATGAAAC
This region of Lachnospiraceae bacterium oral taxon 096 genomic DNA includes:
- the rpsK gene encoding 30S ribosomal protein S11, giving the protein MASKASTKKVTKKRVKKNVERGQAHIQSSFNNTIVTLTDTQGNALSWASAGGLGFRGSKKSTPYAASMAAETAAKAALVHGLKSVDVMVKGPGSGREAAIRALSACGIEVTSIKDVTPVPHNGCRPPKRRRV
- the rpsM gene encoding 30S ribosomal protein S13, which encodes MARIAGVDLPREKRVEIGLTYIYGIGLTSSNRILSEAGVDPNTRVKDLTDDEVKNIAAVIAETQVVEGDLRREIAMNIKRLQEIGCYRGIRHRKNLPVRGQKTKTNARTRKGPRKTVANKKK
- the rpmJ gene encoding 50S ribosomal protein L36: MKVRSSVKPMCEKCKVIKRKGSIRVICENPKHKQRQG
- the infA gene encoding translation initiation factor IF-1, whose protein sequence is MSKSDVIEIEGTVVEKLPNAMFQVELENGHQVLAHISGKLRMNYIRILPGDKVTIELSPYDLSKGRIIWRDK
- a CDS encoding KOW domain-containing RNA-binding protein; translated protein: MSCEVGNVAKSLAGHDKDSVYLIVKAKGDIVWVCDGKHKGVSAPKKKNKKHIQVQQVNDNPLKEKILSGEVRDEEVKYFLKTWGFLNV
- the map gene encoding type I methionyl aminopeptidase, with product MAVTVKSEREIELMKEAGVFLAKTHEELEKALHEGMTTWEINKLGDEIIRSFGCVPSFLNYNGYPASICVSVNDEVVHGIPSKKRYLQDGDIVSLDAGVIWKGYHSDAARTHAIGNVSDEAKKLIEVTRNAFYEGLKNAKAGNHLNDICGAIGDYAQGLGYGVVRDLVGHGIGTHLHEDPEVPNFRMNHKGIKLVPGMTLAIEPMINIGRPEVAWLDDDWTVVTEDGSLSAHYENTILITEGEPEILSLRS
- a CDS encoding adenylate kinase; the encoded protein is MKIIMLGAPGAGKGTQAKKIAEKYGIPHISTGDIFRANIKAGTELGKKAKEFMDKGALVPDEITIGMLMDRIDEADCTKGYVLDGFPRTIPQADSLTQALSGRGEKIDYAIDVDVPDDNIVQRMGGRRACVSCGATYHIVYNAPKKEDTCDVCGAKLVLRDDDKPETVKKRLEVYHAQTQPLIDYYSKAGILHSVDGTKDLKDVFVDIVNILGE
- the secY gene encoding preprotein translocase subunit SecY; translated protein: MFSTLRNAFKIKELRQKLLFTFLMLVVIRLGSSLPIPGVNTNYFREFFAKQSGDAFGFFNAMTGGSFEQMSVLALSITPYITSSIIIQLLTIAVPALEEMQRDGEDGRKKIVAYTRYVTVALGLIESVAMSIGFGKQGLLIHYGPKSVIVAVCTMTAGSAFLMWIGERITDKGVGNGISIVLLFNILSSIPQDLGTLYTKFLSGKSMAMKVVLGLVIFACILAMTVFVIILQDAERRIPVQYSGKMQGRRVVGGQSSHIPLKINTAGVMPVIFASSLMSFPVVIAQFANINYATPAGKILRLLSTSSWFNKEVGYIYSLGALVYVILVVLFAYFYTSITFNPLEVANNMKKQGGVIPGVRPGKPTSDYLNKILNYIIFIGAAGLLVVAIIPIIISGVFSVSKLSFTGTSLIIIVGVVLETIKAIESQMLVRNYKGFLMD
- the rplO gene encoding 50S ribosomal protein L15, which translates into the protein MDLSNLRPAEGSKHSDNFRRGRGHGSGNGKTAGKGHKGQKARSGAPRPGFEGGQMPLYRRIPKRGFTNRNTKDIVAINVSALECFENGAEVTVATLLEAGVIKHERDGVKILGNGGLTKKLTVKVNAVSEGAKSKIEAAGGTCEVI
- the rpmD gene encoding 50S ribosomal protein L30, with protein sequence MADKLKITLVKSPIGAIPKQRATVEALGLKKLNKTVELPNNDAVKGMVWHVRHLVKVEEV
- the rpsE gene encoding 30S ribosomal protein S5; the protein is MKRTIIDPSKLELNDRVVAIKRVSKTVKGGRTMKFSALVVVGDGNGHVGAGLGKAGEVPEAIRKGKEAAMKNLVEININEDGSVFHDTTGKFGSASVLMKKSPEGTGIIAGGPARAVVELAGIRNIRTKSLGSNNKTNVVLATLAGLTGIKTPEEVARLRGKSIEEILA
- the rplR gene encoding 50S ribosomal protein L18; translated protein: MVSKQSKSELRVKKHERLRNRLSGTAERPRLAVFRSNNHMYAQIIDDTVGNTLVSASTAEKAVKAEIEKTNNVEAAAYVGTLVAKRAIEKGINTVVFDRGGFLYQGKIQALADAAREAGLQF
- the rplF gene encoding 50S ribosomal protein L6; the encoded protein is MSRIGRMPIAIPAGVTVTIAENNHVTVKGPKGTLERTLPAELTIKQEGEEIVVTRPNDLKRNKSLHGLTRTLIHNMIVGVTAGYEKVLEVNGVGYRAAKQGNKLVLSLGYSHPVEMVDPEGITSVLDGQNIIKVQGIDKERVGQYAAEIRDKRRPEPYKGKGIKYATETIRRKVGKTGKK
- the rpsH gene encoding 30S ribosomal protein S8 → MTMSDPIADMLTRIRNANTAKHDVVDIPSSKMKVAIANILVDEGYVKKYELIEDGAFQTIRITLKYNADKTERIISGIKRISKPGLRIYANKEELPRVLGGLGTAIISTNQGVITDKKARELGVGGEVLAFVW
- a CDS encoding type Z 30S ribosomal protein S14, which codes for MAKTSMKIKQARPAKFSTREYNRCKICGRPHAYLRKYGICRICFRELAYKGQIPGVKKASW
- the rplE gene encoding 50S ribosomal protein L5, with the translated sequence MARLRDTYKNEIVAKMTEKFGYKNMMQVPKLDKIVINMGVGEAKENAKILDSAIRDLEIISGQKPVVTKSKKSIANFKLREGMPIGCKVTLRGDKMYEFADRLINLALPRVRDFRGVNPNAFDGRGNYALGIKEQLIFPEIEYDKVDKVRGMDVIFVTTANTDEEARELLTLFNMPFAK
- the rplX gene encoding 50S ribosomal protein L24: MHKIKKDDLVKIISGKDRDKTGKVLSVDTKKNKVVVEGCNMQTKHTKPNAANQQGGIVTKEGAVSISNVMLVVDGQATRVGFRMEGDKKVRFAKKTGKTIN
- the rplN gene encoding 50S ribosomal protein L14 encodes the protein MIQQETRLKVADNTGAKELLCIRVMGGSTRRYAHIGDVIVASVKDATPGGVVKKGDVVKAVVVRTVNSTRRKDGSYIRFDENAAVIIKDDKTPKGTRIFGPVARELREKHFMKIVSLAPEVL
- the rpsQ gene encoding 30S ribosomal protein S17, which produces MERNLRKTRIGKVVSDKMDKTITVAIEDHVKHPLYGKIVKKTVKFKAHDEKNECGIGDTVKIMETRPISKDKRWRLVEIIEKAK
- the rpmC gene encoding 50S ribosomal protein L29; translation: MKTNKYVNELKGKTVAELKEELVSAKKELFNLRFQNATSQLDNTAKITQVRKNIARIQTVITENAKMA